One Pochonia chlamydosporia 170 chromosome 5, whole genome shotgun sequence DNA segment encodes these proteins:
- a CDS encoding arylsulfotransferase protein (similar to Neofusicoccum parvum UCRNP2 XP_007589675.1), producing MRLFMLGFAVSYILPCLVRGQGSENQSHNSWPIQSFKSSSARPPSLLVEKTGKTESGLLSFSPFGWKCQECSSFVIISDENELIWQSALGTFSSFNPQTLYGNQVLVYWTGTILPRPWGMGIGQIEILDSTYNNIYTVSISGKEQNLVPAAGLDASKLPSFIDIHEGTITPENTILVTAYNTTEYDLTAFGGPADGWMHDCVLYELDIKTNRVLHRWSALEHIDAYAVPYGDLKYPLGDMGRNRTHPYDFTHINSVDKFRDGSYLISSRHTCAVYRVAADGTILWVLQGQGGKSSFVHRPGVSFCFQHDARIYRDSGTIITISLFNNDNDFGTPPRVSTALFITLDTVQMTAVVERELTDPTESLFSPAMGNVQPLPHGNSLVGYGFLPYLKEYDAAGNVVMRVQWGYINAASAYRASRTKWIGKPTTPPAVYACYDGRNTQVFMSWNGSTEHKSWSVMAGDEPWRMAKRKRVPSSGFETMCEVIGGLRYVQVEPEGDNVSPVNSSIVKVVNC from the exons ATGAGGCTGTTTATGTTAGGCTTCGCAGTCTCCTATATTCTGCCATGCCTCGTCCGTGGCCAAGGGAGCGAGAACCAATCGCACAATTCTTGGCCCATCCAGTCCTTCAAGTCCAGCAGCGCCCGCCCGCCCAGCCTCCTCGTCGAAAAGACGGGCAAAACCGAGTCCGGACTACTTTCCTTCTCACCATTCGGGTGGAAGTGTCAAGAATGTAGCTCCTTCGTCATAATCTCGGATGAAAATGAACTAATTTGGCAATCGGCATTGGGGACGTTTTCCTCATTCAACCCTCAAACTCTGTATGGCAATCAAGTCCTCGTTTACTGGACTGGCACTATTCTCCCACGACCCTGGGGTATGGGCATTGGGCAGATTGAGATACTGGACAGCACATATAACAACATTTACACGGTTTCCATTTCTGGGAAAGAGCAGAATCTTGTGCCAGCGGCTGGGTTAGACGCAAGCAAGCTTCCATCGTTTATTGACATACATGAGGGTACCATCACTCCTGAGAACACTATACTAGTAACGGCCTATAATACCACAGAGTACGACTTGACGGCGTTTGGCGGGCcggcagatggatggatgcacGATTGCGTGTTGTACGAATTGGACATCAAGACGAATAGGGTGCTTCATCGGTGGAGCGCATTGGAGCATATTGATGCGTATGCGGTGCCGTATGGTGATTTGAAGTATCCGCTCGGGGATATGGGGAGGAATAGGACGCACCCGTATGACTTTACGCATATCAACTCTGTTGATAAGTTTCGCGATGGGTCGTATTTGATCTCGTCGAGGCATACGTGTGCTGTGTATCGTGTTGCAGCGGATGGCACGATACTTTGGGTACTGCAA GGGCAAGGTGGCAAAAGCAGCTTTGTTCACAGGCCCGGCGTGTCCTTTTGTTTCCAGCACGACGCACGCATCTACAGAGACTCTGGTACAATCATCACCATATCACTGTTcaacaacgacaacgacTTTGGGACGCCTCCCCGAGTATCCACAGCGCTCTTCATAACTCTGGATACAGTTCAGATGACAGCCGTTGTGGAGAGGGAGCTGACAGACCCTACGGAGAGTCTCTTCAGTCCGGCCATGGGCAATGTGCAGCCATTGCCACACGGTAACAGCCTTGTCGGTTACGGATTTCTTCCATACCTGAAAGAATATGATGCGGCgggcaatgtcgtcatgAGAGTTCAATGGGGCTACATCAATGCGGCATCGGCGTATCGAGCTTCTAGAACTAAGTGGATTGGCAAGCCTACGACTCCGCCGGCGGTGTATGCGTGCTACGACGGGAGGAATACGCAGGTTTTTATGAGTTGGAATGGGTCGACGGAGCACAAATCTTGGAGCGTGATGGCCGGCGATGAACCGTGGCGGATGGCGAAGCGTAAGAGGGTACCGTCTTCTGGCTTTGAGACTATGTGTGAAGTTATCGGTGGGCTTCGATATGTGCAAGTTGAACCGGAGGGGGATAACGTGTCGCCTGTCAATTCAAGTATTGTCAAGGTCGTCAATTGCTAA
- a CDS encoding monocarboxylate transporter (similar to Metarhizium acridum CQMa 102 XP_007813043.1), which produces MATVDKPSTDGSPMDSDRSDSALSSIVPNGTAGRPHDEEKSVDSGASPNASAGGPPTVSPPPNGGYWAWMQVAAGFCIFFNTWGVLNTFGIFQTYYEDGSLFHESSSNISWIGSIQAYCVLVTGLISGPIYDRGYLRALVFTGTILLVLGFMMLSICNTFWQVLLAQGFCVGIGAGCLFVPSLAILPTYFNTRIGLAVGIAASGSSLGGVIYPIIFYKLIDRIGFGWTVRTIGFIALATQMVPLVFAKMRVKPAKARAILDWSAFTDWPYVFFVVSTLIGFIGLYVMLFYISYFGAATGITSPEMSFYLVPILNAASMFGRTLPNAISDKTGPFNLFGPAAIICGILTLCLLAVKSLAGIIVIAVLYGFFSGVFIAIPGVCFVKLTQDKSKLGTRIGMGFTTFGFGVLAGGPGGGSILGTNSSDMHWDSVWIYGGCTAMCSGVLLIVLRMWLAKGKLAVKI; this is translated from the exons ATGGCGACAGTCGACAAACCATCGACTGATGGCTCACCAATGGACTCCGACCGCTCCGACAGCGCTCTCTCATCAATAGTACCAAATGGCACCGCTGGACGGCCTCATGACGAAGAAAAGTCTGTCGATTCGGGCGCATCTCCAAATGCATCTGCGGGAGGACCTCCGACAGTTTCACCGCCGCCAAATGGAGGATACTGGGCTTGGATGcaagttgctgctggtttctgcatcttcttcaacacctgGGGCGTTCTAAACACGTTTGGCATCTTCCAAACCTACTATGAGGATGGATCATTGTTTCACGAGTCCTCCTCTAACATCTCATGGATCGGATCTATCCAAGCCTACTGCGTGCTGGTGACGGGCCTCATCTCCGGACCAATATACGATCGGGGTTACCTCCGTGCTCTGGTTTTCACCGGCACTATCCTACTGGTCCTCGGTTTCATGATGCTAAGCATATGCAACACATTTTGGCAAGTTCTCCTCGCGCAGGGTTTCTGCGTGGGCATCGGCGCAGGCTGTCTGTTTGTCCCGTCGCTGGCGATCCTTCCGACGTATTTCAACACGAGAATTGGACTCGCCGTGGGAATAGCAGCATCTGGGTCGTCGCTTGGCGGTGTCATTTACCCGATTATATTCTACAAGCTCATCGACCGgattggctttggctggacCGTCAGGACTATTGGCTTCATCGCATTGGCTACGCAAATGGTGCCGCTAGTCTTTGCCAAGATGCGAGTGAAGCCGGCTAAGGCGAGAGCCATATTGGACTGGTCGGCGTTTACGGACTGGCCCTATGTTTTCTTCGTGGTGAGCACCTTGATTGGTTTTATTGGCCTCTACGTCATGTTGTTCTACATTTCGTATTTTGGGGCCGCCACGGGCATTACTTCGCCGGAAATGTCGTTTTACTTGGTTCCCATCTTGAATGCTGCGTCCATGTTTGGCAGAACTTTGCCAAACGCCATCTCCGACAAAACTGGTCCTTTTAATC TTTTTGGCCCAGCCGCCATCATCTGTGGCATCCTCACCCTTTGTCTACTGGCTGTTAAGAGCCTTGCCGGCATCATCGTAATCGCCGTTTTGTATGGATTCTTTTCGGGAGTTTTCATCGCCATACCGGGAGTTTGCTTTGTCAAACTGACCCAAGATAAGAGTAAGCTGGGCACCCGCATTGGCATGGGATTCACTACATTTGGGTTTGGCGTACTGGCTGGGGGACCGGGAGGTGGTAGTATCTTGGGAACCAACTCGTCAGATATGCATTGGGACTCTGTATGGATATATGGAGGATGCACTGCGATGTGTTCCGGTGTCTTGCTTATTGTACTTAGAATGTGGCTTGCGAAAGGGAAGCTTGCCGTGAAAATATGA
- a CDS encoding ser-Thr-rich glycosyl-phosphatidyl-inositol-anchored membrane family domain-containing protein → MKYSFASISALVALAVAVRPNFLNTKFEVVENKEFTLKFDNCANGCTIVLQNGPKDQKKDVKTLTKNAKDGSFTFTPSDLPSGSYSFKISDNNGDPKDVNYSSPFEYTGTGPGLTTDAKSSSTASDKTSEASSSASTATTTVSSAVSTTGSSTITSAASVTTSATSAASSSAQSSTTVPNGGARPTPFAIVAGAIAAVAYLG, encoded by the exons ATGAAATACTCATTCGCATCCATCTCGGCACTGGTAGCCCTTGCCGTGGCAGTGAGGCCCAACTTTTTAAACACCAAATTTGAAGTCGTCGAGAACAAGGAGTTTACTCTCAAATTCGACAACTGCGCCAATGGTTGCACGATAGTCCTCCAGAACGGCCCGAAGGACCAAAAGAAGGATGTCAAGACTTTGACCA AGAATGCCAAGGACGGCTCCTTCACATTTACCCCGTCGGATCTGCCCTCCGGGTCTTACAGTTTCAAGATCTCCGATAACAACGGCGACCCCAAGGATGTCAACTACAGCAGTCCCTTCGAATATACGGGCACTGGACCAGGACTGACGACAGATGCTAAGTCCTCTTCTACGGCCAGCGACAAGACTAGCGAGGCATCCAGCTCTGCGAGTACCGCTACGACTACAGTCAGCTCAGCCGTCAGCACTACTGGCAGCTCTACAATCACCAGCGCTGCCTCTGTCACAACCT CCGCGACAAGTGCTGCTAGCTCCTCTGCTCAGTCTTCTACAACTGTCCCCAATGGGGGTGCTCGCCCTACACCATTTGCGATTGTCGCGGGCGCAATCGCCGCTGTCGCGTACCTTGGATGA
- a CDS encoding microtubule associated protein (similar to Marssonina brunnea f. sp. 'multigermtubi' MB_m1 XP_007291958.1): protein MRKLYNPIGFKKGYNFVLWLIFAGAMMGFSLARIMFLNYDGVFCGPSGNGATRAGPGECWRYNTKDVYRIGIRLHLYTIIPAAVLVCFQFTPIIRYKAILFHRVNGYIILLLSLLGTIGVFMIARVAFGGGIDIQVAVGVISIMFLVSLAIAYYNIKKLQLEQHRAWMLRAWFYSACIITCRIIMGLSASVISTSRSPYYKALPCDELATFYNTTEALVSTYPECHLLNNTAPVRADLVEGSEENIAAALNLTFGMGLWLALVLHAIGIEVYLHLTPAEAERLRNVSYQRQLEAGFKSPGRAGLTADRLGDCARWNPTSDRDRFVHDEAQSVLSDL from the exons ATGCGCAAATTATACAACCCCATCGGGTTTAAAAAAGGCTACAACTTTGTGCTATGGCTCATATTTGCCGGCGCTATGATGGGCTTCTCCCTGGCCAGGATCATGTTCCTCAACTATGATGGAGTATTCTGTGGTCCATCCGGAAACGGAGCGACTCGTGCTGGCCCAGGTGAATGCTGGCGCTACAACACTAAAGATGTGTACAGGATCGGCATTCGATTGCATCTATACACCATCATCCCGGCTGCAGTCTTGGTTTGCTTCCAATTTACCCCAATAATCAGATACAAAGCTATTTTATTCCACCGTGTCAATGGATACATCATCTTACTACTCAGCTTACTCGGCACGATAGGCGTTTTCATGATTGCTCGAGTCGCTTTTGGGGGTGGCATTGACATACAAGTGGCCGTTGGTGTTATCAGCATCATGTTTCTTGTTTCGCTGGCCATTGCTTACTACAACATCAAGAAGTTGCAGCTCGAGCAGCATCGTGCCTGGATGCTGCGCGCATGGTTTTAC AGTGCTTGTATCATTACGTGCAGAATCATCATGGGCCTTTCAGCCAGTGTTATTTCCACTTCAAGAAGTCCATACTACAAGGCGCTGCCGTGTGACGAACTAGCGACCTTTTATAATACAACCGAGGCACTCGTTAGCACGTATCCTGAGTGTCATTTACTGAACAATACGGCACCCGTGAGGGCAGATTTGGTTGAAGGATCAGAAGAGAATATCGCCGCGGCGTTGAATTTGACCTTTGGCATGGGTCTATGGCTTGCACTTGTTCTGcatgccattggcattgaAGTATAC CTTCACCTTACACCCGCAGAAGCAGAGAGACTTCGAAATGTATCGTACCAGCGCCAGCTTGAAGCAGGGTTCAAGAGTCCGGGTCGGGCTGGTCTTACTGCCGATCGGCTAGGGGACTGTGCTCGTTGGAATCCCACGAGCGATAGAGATAGATTTGTTCATGATGAGGCTCAGTCTGTATTGAGCGATCTCTAA
- a CDS encoding protein kinase-like protein (similar to Metarhizium robertsii ARSEF 23 XP_007825553.1), whose translation MNKPVTKSSILEDGCEGTTFERKYYHSGMSYIKRSLRREEFKEGYYGIYVPRLSKERLQNEAACLRFISRATSIPVPRVFADFEDAGAYYLITEFIDGVSMSELSEEDKVPVRKELEKYLHILHNLKSNVVGGPSGLVVAPRPVMENTDQDLWVLQPSETDEFVFCHNDLSEYNIIVDPKELTIRAIIDWEYAGYYPEFFEAPIYTRHGPNAQVTNDDGLVSRMLEFLRTRELKAPILAKESANMSNNTNRQ comes from the coding sequence ATGAATAAGCCCGTGACAAAAAGTTCGATCCTGGAGGACGGCTGCGAAGGTACTACCTTTGAGAGGAAGTACTACCATTCCGGCATGTCCTACATCAAAAGAAGTCTTCGGAGGGAGGAGTTCAAAGAAGGTTACTACGGCATATATGTCCCTCGGCTCAGTAAAGAAAGGCTCCAGAATGAGGCCGCGTGCTTGCGCTTCATTAGCCGCGCGACCAGCATACCGGTGCCAAGGGTTTTCGCTGATTTCGAGGACGCCGGGGCATACTATCTTATCACCGAATTCATCGATGGTGTTTCAATGAGCGAGCTGTCAGAGGAAGATAAGGTCCCCGTACGCAAAGAGCTCGAAAAGTACCTGCATATCCTCCACAATCTCAAATCCAACGTCGTCGGGGGACCATCCggcctcgtcgtcgctcCTCGTCCAGTGATGGAAAATACCGACCAGGATCTTTGGGTATTGCAACCATCCGAGACAGACGAGTTTGTATTCTGCCACAATGACCTCTCTGAGTACAATATCATTGTGGATCCGAAAGAACTCACAATCCGCGCCATTATAGACTGGGAATACGCAGGTTACTATCCAGAGTTCTTTGAAGCCCCGATTTATACGCGACATGGGCCGAACGCTCAAGTTACCAATGATGACGGGTTGGTCTCGCGTATGCTTGAGTTTTTACGTACTCGGGAACTAAAAGCTCCTATTCTCGCCAAAGAATCAGCGAACATGAGCAACAACACGAACAGGCAATAA